From the genome of Solanum lycopersicum chromosome 12, SLM_r2.1:
cacctttaattgccttgaagcataagcaatcacactcttctcttgcattagtactgcacccaaaccagaataggatgcatcgcaataaacaatgaagttcttaccctctactggcaaggtaaggataggtgcggtagtcaacaaagtcttgagcttctgaaagctttcttcacactcgtctgaccatacaaatggaacattctgcttagtcaagttcgtcagttgggaagcaatagaagagaatcccttgaaaaatcggcggtagtagctagctaacccaacaaagctccttatttctgacacattagtaggttttacccaattcttcactgtctcgattttagaaggatccaccatcactccttctttagaaaccacgtgccccaagaaggacaccgcatctagccaaaactcacacttagagaacttggcataaagttttttctccctcaacatttccaataccattctcaaatgttcttcatgttccttcttgctctttgagtataccaatatatcatcaataaatacgatcacgaagaggtccaaatatggcttaaaaatcccgttcatcaagctcatgaacgcagcaagggcattcgtaagaccaaaggacatcactacaaattcgtaatgcccatacctcgttcgaaaagcagtctttggcacattcattgcccgtattttcaattgatgataaccggatctcaagtcaatcttagagaagacacaagcaccttgtaactgatcgaacaagtcatcaatgcggggaagaggatacttgttctttatggttaccttgtttagttgtctgtagtctatacacattcgaaaactcccatccttcttctttacaaacaaaaccggagcaccccaaggggatgcacttggtctaatgaagcctttgttcaataactcttgaagttgtgcctttaactctcttaactccgcgggagtcattctataagggggtatagaaatggggcgagtaccgggttcaagatcaatacagaagtcaatatccctatccggtggcataccaggaagatctgcagggaacacatccagaaactcacgaactactgaaaccgactcaatcgaaggtacttgggtagtgtcatccttgagatgtgccaagaaagctaaacaccctttactaaccattttcttagcacgaagaaaggagatgatacgtaccggattggaagtgtagttaccctcccacactaacgggtctgtcccaggcttggctaacgtcaccattttagcattacaatccaagattgcaaattgcggagaaagccaagtcatacccagaatcacatcaaaatcatccatttctaagataaccaaatctacataagtgttgctccccacaaagtttaccaaacaagacctatataccttttcaactaccacagactcacccaccggagtagagacacgaataggcatatcaagtaattcacaatgtaaatttagactattagcaaatgaggaagatacataagaaaatgtggatccaggatcaaacaatacagaggccatgcaatcacaaaccaaaagattacctgtgatgacagcatcagatgcctccgcttcagaccgcccagggaaagcgtaacaatgggccctatcgttcgtctgtccgttgcccctaccatgttgtgatgtagtggccccagtttgcccattacctctgccgttttggtgaccatcattacctcgaccaccacgtcctccagaataacggcctctaccatgaccacctctacctctagctattgggggtctataactttgtctgggacaattttttcctaatatgtccaatctccccacatccataacattctctggagtcaagcataggcccctcggagaagtgttgaccggtctgaggtggtcccccaactacagtctgtagtgaagactgaattggtcggactgagtaacttcccgaaccctgtcccctagtgtaagaaccattaaactcacctcctttccgaaacctttttgatgtcgatgttgtggtgaagtcgtctggcttcactccttccacttctatcacaaagtctaccacttcttggaaggattttgccgttgccgctatctgtaaggccgaaatccgcaattctgacctcaaccccttcacaaaccggcgaatccgctcttgagaaCTGAagcagagttgagtggcatatctggatagtgcacaaaacttagactcataagcattaaccgacatcctaccttgctctaggctcaagaactcatcccttttcctatccctcaaagtccgggggatatacttctccataaacaaactagagaacgaggcccaagtcataggtggtgcctctattggttgacactaaatatgtgaccgccaccacattttggcgttcccttgaaactgataagtcacaaactccacaccaaaccgttctactatacccatcttgtgtagtagctcgtgacagtcaaccagaaaatcataagcatccttcgattcagcacccttgaagactggaggtttcaatttcaagaacttactgaaaagttcatgctgatcacttgtcattataggcccagtagtcagacgtggaaatgtgtctatgtccaatggaacatccatgcggggagccatagtagccgcacgttgtacttctgaaaccggaggtgttggcgcagaaaacactggaggtgcctgaccttgatcagataacccgctaagataagccagaacctgattgatcatctctggggtaggttggggtggcatttcctcattttgcacttgttcagtttccccatcctccccttctcttattacttcctcagtcggtggaggagtcacttccctagtatcagatgggctaggtgttcgtcctcttcccctagaagacgtcctcccacgacctcttccacgacccctcgccgctgttcttcctcgagccacagccccagtggctggctcagttgtttcttgtctggccggtgttggtgttgacgtagtcgttgctctagttctaaccatctgcgaaagagagtgaagatggtcagataccaattcgtatcgcctggataccaattggactcaagtagtagcacgaaagaaagaatgaaagagtgaaattttcctaaagtcttatagcctctcaaggaaaggtaaaggcgtccccttaccgttccttaagactctactagacctgttcttgtgtgatgagaccaacgaacctaaggctctgataccaagtttgtcacgacccaaatccgggccgcgactggcacccacacttaccctcctatgtgagcgaaccaaccaatctaaaccttaacatttcaatataatataaacagaaagtaatgcggaagacttaaactcataaataatcaacttctataactcaaaaacttatcattatccccaaaatctggaagtcatcatcacaagaatatctacctttaaattactaaactaagagtatctaaaaagctaaaaatacataagaagctagtccatgccggaagttcaaggcatcaagacatgaaggagaagatccagtccaagctagaagcgttagctcaccctgaagatccggtgtggcgaagactggcttgagttactgttgagtcgaagatgacggcacatttgctgcactccacaaataacaagaagaaaaacataaaagtaggggtcagtacaaaacacgggtactgagtagatatcatcggccaactcaaaatagaaaacagtatgtattaagcaatatcataaaatcaactaatatccttagcatgcagcatttacagttaccataacccttggttacaacaccaagcacatcaatgaggactcacacctcctcatcatactcatttgggaatttagttcattagattggatatattaacatatttcaagattcattatctttattcccctcgtgtcggtacgtgacactccgctcctcaatatactatcctggtgtcggaatgtgacactctgatcctcattctatcctggtaccggaacgtggcacccgatccatattctatcctggtaccagaacgtggcacccgatccatatactatcctggtgtcggaacgtgacactccgatcctcatatactatcctggtaccggaacgtggcacccgatccatattctatcctggtgtcggaacgtgacactccgatcctcatatactatcctggtaccggaacgtggcacccgatccatattctatcctggtgtcggaacgtgacactccgatcctcatatactatcctggtactggaacgtggcacccgatcccctaatctcactactttcattcatcaagccttcttttataccaaggcatcatcattaacaaagtagattagggtttcttttcaagatttgggattcaatagcttcatcatacttttttattcacaattacataatcacatcattcatgcaagcatacaattaagcatatagaaggtttacaatactactaacacatatcattcgctattaagagtttactacgaatagcatgaaaaccataacctacctccaccgaagaattggaatcaacaagcaatttcccaagctttgatattccctctgcctcttgatcgatcaatttctctctctccttgttctctctattttctttattcaaaccctctttcttttaccctagttaacatataattaagtgtaaaagatggcaataataccccactaattaacttagggttacctcttttaacccgcaagaatttgagttattaatataaacccacaaaatctataattaaggaaggaatagtccaaaaacgttccttaaaacgtgtaaggaaatccgattctgcctgggatttgcgcaacctgtgacgggccatcgtgcctgcgacggtccgtcctgcaggtcgtcgcagagttcagagacccaaatttccaccaagggtctgtgacggtccgtcacacctgtgacggtccgtcctgccattccgtcacaaagttcagagagtcgatttttagtacccaatttcagattttttaagtgttttgaaacgagaccctgcgacggtccgtcgtgcccttgacggtccgtcgtggggtccgtcgcttctgccagtttttccagaattgaagtctgttgctcaaaacgactaaacaggtcgttacaaaaatacagaaattaaaatgaagtataGTTAGTTAATTACCATCAAAATTCAACATCACTCAGCTAACACAGGTATGGAGTATCATGTTAGAAGCTGGTTAGCATCAAAACCTTCATTACACAAAAATGCACAACAAATACCTTTTGCCTATTAATAGAAGAACTTCATTGatttttgcatatatatatatatatatatattgaaaacagCGAAAAATTCATACCCAAAGGAAACAAGATTATAATATGAACATCAACATTCAGCTTGACGATTTTAGACCTTCATATTGGAAATTTGGATGATGTCCCCGGTGTGCAGCGTCATTGGAATCATCTGTACAAGTTGGCATGCCCTAGAAACCGTAAGTACAACTCTCAGATCAGACAACAGATACGATAATACGTTCAGTAAAACATCTGATATCAAGGTTAACAAGTGCCAGAAGGAATGCTCCATCTCTTTCTTTCAACATTCGGCACATTAGAACACATCTGATTTGAATCCAAGAAGAGAGTTGCTTTGCTGAGCTTGCCGCAACTGTGTTTTTAAAGCATAATTGTTCATCTGTGAAATGACAATGAAATCAGAAAATCAAGAGTGGAGGAACTTATATCTTCTTCAATTCCCTAAAACTCAAATGtaccttcttttttttacaTCAACGTTGCATAATCGTCAATCTGAAACATTTTTCTAGTAGAACGAAGATTACAGACAGTTTGATGTGAAGACATAAAAGTTGCCATGAAACAATAGCAAATAGTATTATCAGATGATAAAAATTCGAGCAAACGGGTATTAAGATATATTCTCTTAACATTTCTGAACTTAATCCTTGatatctttcattttttgtCCAGTGTTGAGTAAAAACTACAGAAAGACATTTCATTGATCTACTAGACCTAAATCCTAAAATAGTTAGTGATAACATCTATGTAGCTTTTCATCCTTTCTCTTAAAGGCGtttgatattaattttgattattctGAAAATATACTCGGGTAATTAAGAGGTTTATCCCTCTATCAGTTGTTAGGTTATTTGTTGTTAGCCATATGCCCATATTGGAAGTTACATTTCCAACTTTAATAGCATCGATGCGACGACTGAATTTACTTGGGTTCTTTTTTGTTAACAATATGGAGGTTAAGTTTCCAATATTAATAGCAATCATGCTAACGTTTTTACTCATTCTTACAGAATTAGGCAAGGGTACCAAAGTTGCACTTGAGCCAAGTGTCTTTCAGAAAAATCTCTCTAGTGTATACTCTACCCTCCCCAAACaccacttgtgggatttcacttggtatgttgttgttgttggcaAGGGTATCAACGCTCTTTTCAAAGTGCCACGTTTCAGCAACATTCTCTTCCTTCCAATTACTGTCAACCTCTCTCTGTCACATTGAAAGTACTGCTTCCCTTATTGATCCAAGGAATGTCACACTGATAAACTTAATTTAGCTATACAATTTCCTTTGATAATTCAATACGTACCCGTTTATCCTAGAAAGGTCTGCTTAAGAAAACAATTCTAGAGTGCACATGTATATTGTTTAATCAACTACTAATTTTAACATGAATATTACCAAAAGGATTTGGACAAGCAAATACACCAAGAAGAGTAATCAGGCCTTCCATTGGTGAAGCAGATAGgcaaagaatctcaaagtatGGTGATAATATAAAGTTCATAGCAATTTGTCGTAAGTCATGGCTAGAATGAGGAATTTATGAAGGTAGAACATTCACCTCAAGAGTTCTTAATTGCTCTTTACCCTGAGCAATCAGTTGTTTTAATTGCTGCACTTCCTGGCTCCTTTCATCATACTCTTTCTGACGTTCATGTTGAATGACCACTGCCCTCTTGAGAATGGCATCATCTTTACGCTTTCAACATTATATTTTCCTGCTAATTGATGAATAGTCAACACCCAAAGGAACAAATAAATGGAAGTAAATAAACCAGCCGGTCAAATTGTAGCAATTCTCACGAGCTAAAGCACCACAACCTTGCATTGTTGCTGATAAAATCAGGTAAACGTGTCTTGGAATGTATAGAGAACATTACTAACTATTCTCTTACCTAAGATATAGTAGTTATacccaaaaaattgtgatcGTGTTCTCCTGACCCTAATTCTTGGCAAGAAATTCATTTCCTAGACACCTAGAACTCATGGATTAAAATGGAAAACATGCATTAAAAGTACCAACCTTGTGAAAATTTTGAGCTGCCTCAGCACCTGCACGTGAGCTAATGCATTTCTCTAAGCTCTCCAACAGTCTAGTAGCTCGATCCCTGGCATCATCTATGCTTGTAGCAGTCATCATTTCCCGCACAAAACAATCCACCCATTCTACACCATTGGCAGGAAAATTGTTTTCAGCTGAAGGATCTTCTGACTGAGCAGCCGGCTCAGTGGTAGGCTTCATACCtgttgattttttatgaaaataagaatctttcaattgaaaatatttggaaatcaCCTTCCTCATTAATCAAGGATTAACATAATGATACTACAACATGCCCCCCCCCCAAAATCCCACCAAGAGAAACACAAATGTAAAATTTCAACTTCCTAACTGTAAATTTGAGAAGTGTTAAGTTAGATAGCTATAAACCAAAGACAGACAAACACTAGTTAACTTTAATATGTAGATGTATACAAAGATTATATGCACGTGAATGGACAGTTTTCATACACATGCAAATGACCTTCAGATTAAAAGGTGTCAAGTGGTGGATAGTGTCAACCTTGGACAAATTAAAACAGTTGAGTCAATAAACATGCCACCCAACGTCTGATTAGGTCAAGATGAATTGATAGACCGGACATAACCAAAACTACCAAGCTCAAGTTCGAGGTTGGACAGGTTAAAATTTTACGAGCTAAAACTGAAAACTCCAAGGTGTCAAATAAATTGGTCGAGTTAAATTTAGGGGTTAAAGCAGGTCGAAATTACTATACATGTTACACTCGAACCCGCCCTATTGTTGACTTGGTCAATTTGGATTGGCATCATATCACAACCAGCCGTATTACGTTTTTGATGGGTTGCACTTTTATGGACCAAATTTAACACCTCAAACTCGTGAACTTATCtgtaacaaatgataatttCCAATTACAAGATTCAGTATCTGTTGTTGACCAACTGGATGAGCACCACCACATCCTTCCAAAAAATCTGTAAGTAGTGTCTTCTTTGCGGGGTCTGTGTGGGCAATTTGAGATCCTTAATAAGTATGACAGCAAACAGTCCTACATGCCACTGATATATTCATCAACTGGATATATATCTTTTCGTTCCTTAATAATGGCACATATTTCTGTCATTGACGATAAATTATACTTCTCACAGACCAATTTTGCATTTATAtgatacttaaaaaaatatatatgcacACACATATACACTTGTGTTGCACCTagtaactattaaaaaaaatcttttgaacATCACTTCACCAGCAACCTGATGAAGGGATTATGTGATTACACGTACCATTTTCGATCTCTTCTGTATCCAACTTTCCATCTGAAAATCCGATGCGTAGCTCATGCAGACTCCTAATAGCAGCATCCAGGTCATTGCCAGATTCTCCCAATGCTTTCTCAAGTAGCTAAACAGTAATGAAAGCGAAAAAATTATTTGGTGACTCGTTAGACAAAATTGAAAATACACCACAAGGTGTTTAACAGACTAAGTAATCAAATAAATCTCTATACTTGTATGTTATAAGAATGGAATATTCGTTATTCTTACTACTTCTCATGCAGGAACCTTTTTGAAGATTCAAAAGCATTTAAAATTCATAGGAAAAGCAGGTTAAAACTGCATACGCAACAAAAAGAGGATATCTTTTTCTTAGGGTAGCCCGGTGCACTAAAGCTCCCTCTATGCGCAGGGTAAGGACTCGACCACAAGAGCCTATTGCACGCATCCTCACTTTGCAAAAATGCAAGAGAGCTATTTCCAAAGCTTGAACTTGTAACCTCCTGGTCACATGGAGACAACTTTACAAGCTACTCCAAGGCTCCCTTCCCTTCAGTTACATAgtgtatacttaatactaatataCATAGTTCTACATACTAATACATACTATCTAACTAGTGCCCATTTggatttacttttattttcgaTGTTCTTAAGCAGTTTTGAAGTATTTGGGTAAAATGCATTTTTATGCTTATAAACACTTACtttaaagacaaaataacaaaaataagccAAAAATCACAAATTAAAAATCTGGCTTTTGAACAGACCCATAGTCATACATACGAATACCCAATTTCGCTAAACTAGATGGCTATATATTAGCATATTCTACAGCTACTACGTCAACAATTGAATCTCCAGTTACTAGAACCATGACGGACCAAGTGAAATTTATAAATAGAtatgaaagaaaagaacaatACCTGAGTATGAATTTCTGGAAATAAAGCTCTCAGCTGATCGAAAAGAATTGAATAGGTGCTGAAGCAAGAAGAACGAAGCTTATTTGAAACCGGAGATGATGCTGAAATCGGCGGTGGTGATTGTAAATCTTCGAAGAGGGATCTCTTGCGGTAAATAATTGCAGCCATTGATTAATCTCCCTTACAGTGATTGAGAGATTGATTGTTTGATCGGAGATTTGAGGAGTAGGGCGGTAGGTTTAGGGGATTTGAAACTTTTCTTGAGCGGTACGCCGCCTGGAGGAGGTGAGTCCATTTATATAACAAGGATTTTGTGGACTGTTCAAAGCGGTAAACGTTGGCAAAAgggattttaaaaaatgatacgtaaatatgtattaaacttatttcaaataatatttatgttttttaattttgggttcttacaaataaatatttaaatttatataaagttaaataaatatatggaaaagggcctaaaataccttCAAAATATTAGAAATAGAACAAAATTACCCTtgatccacctattggctccaaaaatACCCTTTCCACCCACTTATTGGATCCAAAATATCCTTCATCTACCTATTGGTTCAAAAtagaccacttatttaacgattttatgtttaaactatttaaatattttttaaaatacgtggtGCTCAACTACtcgttataatttaatttgttagtataatttataaatcaatctatTACCCACCCAAAACTAATTAAACCCCTCCAACTTAATAAActcgtcacattattaatgcaacaaaagaaaatctactgccaattgagtgtttttaaaaatttgaggcaaAAATATCTacagaagtaaattatcatatattcaagtgtctaaataaaaattatcgataaactttaaagtcagactatgttcatcttaattattcttacgtctcaattatgtgatgttacttcataggtaactttttttcaaaataatatattaaaggttttaaaacaaatcataagtatttataaaattatatttttaaaaagtgcatAAATTAATTCGgaatgtattacttctttacctttaatcataaatttctaaattcaatcaatcctattgaaagtgtcctcctaaataaacggctcaatctaaatttaattagatCTTCGATTCGGACTAGAATAATTTtagatgt
Proteins encoded in this window:
- the LOC101248555 gene encoding uncharacterized protein — encoded protein: MAAIIYRKRSLFEDLQSPPPISASSPVSNKLRSSCFSTYSILFDQLRALFPEIHTQLLEKALGESGNDLDAAIRSLHELRIGFSDGKLDTEEIENGMKPTTEPAAQSEDPSAENNFPANGVEWVDCFVREMMTATSIDDARDRATRLLESLEKCISSRAGAEAAQNFHKVGTFNACFPF